From Arcticibacter tournemirensis, one genomic window encodes:
- the bglX gene encoding beta-glucosidase BglX: MKRIFPVCIIFMLSVFYTSYGQQVQDIEQKIESTLLKMTIREKAGQLNQLDGRGIHGTIEELKALIKDGEIGSLMNITDPEVLNDLQEVACKQSRTGIPLIFGRDVVHGFKTMLPIPLGQAATFNPDLIKEGAKVAAAEATEHGIKWSFAPMIDICRDARWGRIAESFGEDTYLTGKMAVAVVRGFQGEDLSNAQSMAACAKHFIGYGAAEGGRDYNSTYIPERQLREVYLPPFREALNVGCASIMTSFNDNNGIPATGNKYLLNNVLRKEWKFDGVLVSDWGSVIEMIKHGVAEDDRSAAKKAIEAGLDVEMSSKCFIRNLEQLVAEGQVSETTLDNAVRNILRLKYRLNLFNNPYTNTGNSEVYSAKHLSIARKIAEESIVLLKNESGILPLSDKITSVLITGPLADAPHDQLGTWTMDGETDKTQTPAKAITAMYGNRVKVHFVPGLKYSRDKDRSKFDEVLKIAGSADVIIAFVGEEAILTGEAHCLANLNLQGAQSELIKQLESTGKPLVMVVMAGRPLTLGREIEQSDAVLYAWHPGTMGGPAIADVLFGNAVPSGKLPATFPKATGQIPIYYNHNNTGRPATGKEKSLDDIPLNAKQSVLGHSSYYLDIGSDPLYPFGYGLSYTTFEYSNLRITNDSLSYLDTLNISIDIKNTGKYAGTEVVQLYVTDVVGSVVRPVKELKDFKRIELNVKELKTVHFHLPVSDLAFWNIDMQKKVEPGKFKMMIGTNSQSGMEAYFEVQ, from the coding sequence ATGAAAAGAATATTTCCAGTATGCATAATATTTATGTTATCCGTATTCTATACATCTTATGGGCAGCAGGTACAGGACATAGAACAGAAAATTGAATCTACTTTGTTGAAAATGACAATACGGGAGAAAGCCGGTCAACTGAACCAGTTGGACGGTCGTGGCATTCATGGTACAATTGAAGAATTAAAGGCCTTGATTAAGGATGGAGAAATAGGTTCATTAATGAATATCACAGATCCGGAAGTATTGAACGATTTACAGGAAGTTGCCTGTAAACAGTCGCGGACCGGTATACCCTTGATTTTCGGCAGGGACGTTGTTCATGGATTCAAAACGATGCTCCCAATACCGTTAGGGCAGGCAGCAACGTTTAACCCGGATTTGATAAAAGAAGGTGCGAAAGTTGCAGCAGCCGAGGCTACAGAACACGGTATCAAGTGGTCTTTTGCTCCGATGATTGACATATGCAGAGACGCTCGCTGGGGGCGCATCGCGGAAAGTTTTGGGGAAGACACTTATCTTACCGGAAAGATGGCGGTAGCCGTGGTAAGGGGTTTTCAGGGCGAAGACCTGTCGAACGCGCAATCGATGGCTGCATGTGCCAAACATTTTATCGGATATGGAGCTGCGGAGGGCGGCCGCGATTACAATTCTACCTATATTCCTGAAAGACAGCTGCGCGAAGTTTATCTTCCCCCATTCAGAGAGGCTTTGAATGTGGGATGTGCCAGTATAATGACTTCGTTTAACGATAATAACGGCATACCAGCAACAGGAAATAAATATCTGCTGAATAATGTGCTGCGTAAAGAATGGAAGTTTGACGGTGTGCTTGTCTCGGACTGGGGTTCTGTAATTGAAATGATTAAACATGGTGTTGCGGAAGACGACAGGTCAGCGGCGAAAAAGGCTATTGAAGCCGGGCTGGATGTGGAGATGTCGTCAAAGTGTTTTATCCGGAATCTGGAACAATTGGTAGCTGAAGGGCAGGTATCAGAGACTACGCTGGATAATGCGGTACGTAATATACTGAGACTGAAATACAGGCTTAATCTTTTTAATAATCCTTATACTAATACTGGCAACTCTGAAGTCTATTCAGCAAAGCACCTTTCCATTGCCAGGAAAATAGCAGAAGAATCGATTGTGTTGTTAAAAAATGAATCTGGTATTTTACCTTTATCGGATAAGATTACCAGCGTTTTAATAACCGGCCCGTTGGCGGATGCACCTCATGATCAACTTGGCACGTGGACGATGGACGGCGAAACCGATAAGACACAAACTCCTGCCAAAGCGATAACTGCAATGTATGGCAACAGGGTAAAAGTACATTTTGTGCCAGGCCTGAAATACAGCAGAGATAAAGACCGGTCTAAATTTGATGAAGTTTTAAAAATAGCAGGTTCGGCAGATGTTATTATTGCGTTTGTAGGAGAAGAGGCGATTTTGACCGGAGAGGCTCACTGTCTGGCAAATTTGAATCTTCAGGGAGCACAATCAGAGTTGATAAAGCAGCTTGAATCAACCGGGAAACCATTGGTGATGGTGGTAATGGCCGGCAGACCCCTGACATTAGGCAGGGAAATTGAACAATCAGATGCAGTACTATACGCCTGGCATCCCGGCACCATGGGCGGTCCGGCAATAGCTGATGTCTTATTTGGAAATGCTGTGCCGTCAGGTAAGTTACCGGCTACTTTTCCTAAGGCGACAGGTCAAATTCCCATTTACTATAATCACAACAATACAGGCCGGCCGGCTACAGGCAAGGAAAAATCGTTGGACGATATACCGCTGAATGCAAAACAATCCGTGTTAGGCCATTCGTCCTACTATCTCGACATTGGTTCTGATCCTTTATATCCTTTTGGTTATGGGTTATCCTATACCACGTTTGAATATTCCAATCTTAGAATAACGAATGACAGCCTGAGTTACCTTGATACGCTAAACATAAGCATCGACATTAAAAATACCGGAAAATACGCCGGGACTGAAGTGGTACAGCTTTATGTAACAGATGTTGTTGGTTCTGTTGTCAGGCCGGTAAAAGAGCTGAAAGATTTTAAGCGGATAGAGCTAAATGTAAAGGAGTTAAAAACGGTTCATTTTCATCTTCCGGTATCTGATCTGGCCTTCTGGAATATTGATATGCAAAAGAAAGTTGAACCAGGCAAGTTTAAAATGATGATTGGCACGAATAGTCAGTCGGGAATGGAAGCATATTTTGAGGTACAATAA
- a CDS encoding carbon starvation protein A: MGFLNGVNALTLVFAALLVFAIAYRYYGVFMAAKVLRLNAKNVTPAIEFADGKDYVATNKNVLFGHHFAAIAAAGPLVGPVLAAQFGYLPGALWILIGCVLAGGVHDMVVLFASVRHKGESLATIASKEIGKGTGLIAGFAILFILILTLAGLSLACISAMHEASWSLFTVIATMPIAIIMGLIMRFRKNSVILASIIGGILLFAGIAGGHELMQFKEISNLFHWRIETISIAITVYGFLASVLPVWLLLVPRDYLSTYLKIGTILMLTIGVIFIHPTLQMPAITELVHGGGPVIGGPVLPFIFIVIACGAISGFHAVIATGTTPKMLTNEREILFVGYGAMLVEGFVALMALIAACTLAPGDYFAINTPKEMYEAFVAANPNLHPVDLDYFVEKIGVDLYGRTGGAVSLAVGMAHIFNKIPFIDDLMTYWYNFAVMFEAVFILTAIDAGTRVGRFFLQEMLGNVIPKFNDKSWIPGIVISSLTFTFSWGYLVYTGNVSSIWPLFGISNQLLAACGLIVCTTMLIRINRKKYALCSAIPGVFMAIITFWAGYEQIKYMYLPQKQYLLTFLASLAIVLMLVVFVNTFKRWYHLLKLKADKTDQYGETVKELAER; this comes from the coding sequence ATGGGATTTTTGAACGGTGTTAATGCCCTTACTTTAGTTTTTGCGGCTTTGTTGGTGTTTGCCATTGCCTATAGGTACTATGGTGTTTTTATGGCCGCCAAAGTGTTGCGATTAAACGCTAAAAATGTTACACCTGCAATAGAGTTTGCAGACGGTAAAGATTATGTTGCTACTAATAAAAATGTACTTTTTGGCCATCACTTTGCAGCAATAGCAGCGGCGGGCCCATTGGTTGGCCCTGTGCTTGCAGCTCAGTTTGGTTATTTGCCAGGGGCGTTGTGGATTTTAATTGGGTGCGTACTGGCAGGAGGTGTCCACGATATGGTTGTACTTTTTGCCTCGGTGAGACACAAGGGAGAAAGTCTGGCGACCATAGCCAGCAAGGAAATTGGTAAAGGTACAGGTCTGATAGCAGGATTTGCCATTCTTTTTATTCTGATACTGACACTCGCAGGACTTTCTCTTGCCTGTATAAGTGCCATGCATGAAGCATCATGGTCGCTGTTTACGGTAATTGCAACTATGCCGATTGCCATCATAATGGGTCTGATTATGCGTTTCCGGAAGAATAGTGTGATTTTAGCCAGTATCATAGGTGGTATTTTGTTGTTTGCCGGTATTGCTGGCGGACATGAACTGATGCAGTTTAAAGAAATCAGCAATTTGTTCCACTGGAGAATAGAAACCATATCCATTGCTATTACGGTATATGGCTTTTTGGCATCGGTATTACCGGTTTGGTTGCTTTTAGTTCCAAGAGATTATCTATCAACTTATTTAAAAATAGGAACGATACTAATGCTGACAATAGGGGTAATCTTTATTCATCCTACGTTGCAAATGCCTGCAATCACAGAATTGGTACATGGCGGTGGTCCGGTAATAGGTGGCCCGGTTTTACCTTTCATCTTTATCGTAATTGCATGTGGCGCTATTTCGGGTTTTCATGCCGTAATTGCGACAGGAACAACACCCAAAATGCTGACTAATGAGCGTGAAATTCTTTTTGTTGGTTATGGCGCTATGTTGGTTGAAGGCTTCGTCGCATTAATGGCTCTGATTGCTGCCTGTACGTTAGCACCCGGTGATTATTTTGCCATCAATACACCAAAGGAAATGTATGAAGCTTTTGTTGCCGCAAATCCCAATTTACATCCTGTCGATCTCGATTATTTTGTCGAAAAGATAGGAGTAGACTTATATGGAAGAACAGGAGGTGCCGTTTCTTTGGCAGTCGGGATGGCACATATATTCAATAAAATACCATTTATAGATGATTTAATGACCTATTGGTACAATTTTGCAGTTATGTTTGAAGCCGTCTTTATTTTAACCGCTATTGATGCCGGAACCAGAGTGGGACGGTTCTTTCTGCAAGAGATGTTAGGTAATGTAATTCCAAAATTTAATGACAAGAGCTGGATACCTGGTATTGTTATAAGCAGTTTAACTTTCACTTTCTCATGGGGCTATTTAGTTTACACGGGGAATGTAAGTAGTATATGGCCTTTATTTGGCATCAGTAACCAACTGCTGGCAGCCTGCGGGTTGATTGTCTGTACTACCATGCTCATCCGGATTAACAGGAAGAAATACGCTTTGTGTTCAGCCATCCCAGGTGTTTTTATGGCCATTATAACTTTTTGGGCAGGGTATGAACAAATCAAGTATATGTATCTGCCACAAAAGCAGTATTTATTGACTTTTCTCGCATCTCTGGCAATAGTGTTGATGTTGGTGGTGTTTGTTAATACCTTTAAGAGATGGTATCATCTGTTAAAATTGAAAGCAGATAAGACTGATCAATATGGAGAGACAGTGAAGGAACTGGCAGAAAGATAG
- the rpe gene encoding ribulose-phosphate 3-epimerase, translating into MNHLIAPSVLAADFANLQRDITMVNESEADWFHIDIMDGVFVPNISFGFPVLEAIRKYAGKPLDVHLMITDPDRYLEAFAKAGASVITVHYEACPHLHRTIAAIKDLGCKAGVALNPHTPVHLLEDIIQDVDLVLIMSVNPGFGGQKFIQRTFEKIRTLKLMAAERNNSLLVEVDGGVNLSNAGKLLSCGANVLVAGNFVFTANDPKSVISDLKNLTPGLIGV; encoded by the coding sequence ATGAACCATCTGATCGCCCCTTCTGTTCTTGCGGCCGACTTTGCCAACCTTCAGCGTGATATTACCATGGTAAATGAAAGTGAGGCCGACTGGTTTCACATCGATATTATGGACGGTGTATTTGTGCCGAATATTTCGTTTGGGTTTCCGGTGCTGGAGGCTATAAGGAAATATGCAGGGAAACCCCTGGATGTTCATCTGATGATAACGGATCCTGACCGGTATCTTGAAGCTTTTGCTAAGGCAGGGGCGTCGGTGATTACTGTGCATTATGAAGCTTGCCCTCATTTGCATCGTACGATCGCGGCAATAAAGGATCTGGGTTGTAAAGCCGGTGTTGCTTTAAATCCGCATACTCCGGTTCATTTGCTGGAGGATATCATTCAAGATGTGGATCTTGTCCTGATCATGTCGGTTAACCCCGGGTTTGGTGGTCAGAAGTTTATTCAGCGTACGTTTGAGAAGATCCGTACATTGAAGCTGATGGCAGCGGAAAGAAATAACTCATTGCTTGTTGAGGTAGATGGGGGAGTAAACCTTTCGAACGCAGGTAAGCTTCTTTCATGCGGGGCAAATGTGCTGGTAGCGGGTAATTTTGTTTTTACAGCAAACGACCCTAAGTCTGTTATTTCGGACCTGAAGAATTTAACGCCGGGACTGATCGGCGTGTAA
- a CDS encoding helix-turn-helix transcriptional regulator, whose product MRPNKFLQLLKTRGPLTAKEIAEELGITNEGARQQLVRLSEDGLVKYVSSTKGVGRPVQVYELTEQGNTSFPNSHAALTVQLLDTIKEQLGEEALDTVIASREAETVKRYKVILRDCSDLESLISGYTAIRTHEGYMAEFRKEDNGEYLLFENNCPIGAAASSCKHFCQSDMRILQKILGEEVTVERMDHIASGERRCTYRIKSQTYQQQ is encoded by the coding sequence ATGCGTCCTAATAAATTCTTACAGCTACTAAAGACACGAGGGCCTCTTACTGCGAAGGAGATTGCTGAAGAATTAGGCATCACCAATGAAGGTGCCCGTCAGCAACTGGTACGTCTTTCTGAAGACGGACTGGTGAAGTATGTCTCTTCGACGAAGGGCGTTGGACGTCCGGTGCAAGTATACGAATTAACTGAACAAGGGAATACATCTTTTCCAAACTCTCACGCTGCGCTGACGGTGCAGCTTCTTGATACGATCAAAGAGCAGCTCGGAGAGGAAGCGTTGGATACAGTAATAGCTTCCCGTGAAGCGGAGACGGTAAAGCGGTATAAAGTAATATTAAGGGACTGCAGTGACCTTGAAAGCCTCATCAGCGGCTATACAGCGATAAGGACACATGAAGGCTATATGGCCGAATTCAGGAAAGAAGACAACGGCGAATACCTTCTTTTTGAGAACAACTGCCCCATTGGAGCAGCGGCAAGTTCGTGTAAGCATTTCTGCCAGTCGGATATGCGTATTTTGCAGAAGATACTCGGCGAAGAGGTAACTGTAGAACGCATGGATCACATCGCATCAGGAGAAAGAAGATGCACCTACCGGATCAAAAGCCAAACCTACCAGCAGCAATAA